In one window of Streptomyces roseofulvus DNA:
- a CDS encoding FG-GAP-like repeat-containing protein, whose product MTHSTRTRGRSRVLGAALAALASSAALTAVTTAPAHAAGVIPKPRVVFTEHKDVAGIRHSTVVTVNADGTDRRTLLPTGPGLTTAEISGVTYSPDGLRMAFINNDGFADIWVADADGLNARPVRMDINEPDGWLTGLDWTPDGKQLYLSFRAKPGHDRLRIMRVNLDGSDLGYVFATPEQTWDGQVDVAWDGRITFLRGSAVHIWDPRVGGAPKLVTYGLHPTFSPNGERITFSAYVDGAHDVRARVLSSGSEYSLSKGASAMLPEWSPDGSQVAYISGGTDQQATVSGATAPGSTPKILSAPDTSASDLSWVIPRGWNPHGAFRRDYNGDGRADVLALDSTGVLWRYDGNGTGGLKPRVKIGWGWKGYRLTAAGDLNADGRPDALAQDTAGGLWRLDGTTDGRFAAKVKIGTGWKDLKLTGVGDLTGDGFPDVLATDPSGALWQYAGNSRGGLQTRQKTGHGYTGYRLTGIGAVTAGGYQSYLGQTPAGDLYRYERGGRSKIGQGWKTLHLTGAGDLSGDGIPDVLATDTAGTLWRYDGDGKGALKTRVKIGCGWNGITTL is encoded by the coding sequence TTGACCCATTCCACCCGCACCCGGGGGCGCAGTCGCGTGCTCGGGGCCGCTCTGGCCGCCCTCGCCTCCTCCGCCGCGCTCACTGCGGTCACGACGGCACCGGCTCACGCCGCCGGGGTCATACCGAAGCCCCGCGTGGTCTTCACCGAGCACAAGGACGTCGCCGGCATCCGCCACAGCACTGTCGTCACGGTCAACGCCGACGGCACCGACCGACGCACCCTCCTGCCCACCGGCCCCGGCCTGACAACGGCCGAGATCAGCGGCGTCACCTACTCCCCCGACGGCCTGCGCATGGCCTTCATCAACAACGACGGCTTCGCCGACATCTGGGTCGCCGACGCCGACGGCCTCAACGCACGCCCCGTCCGCATGGACATCAACGAGCCCGACGGCTGGCTCACCGGCCTCGACTGGACACCCGACGGCAAGCAGCTCTACCTGAGCTTCCGGGCCAAACCGGGCCACGACCGCCTGCGCATCATGCGAGTCAACCTCGACGGCAGCGACCTCGGTTACGTCTTCGCCACCCCCGAACAGACCTGGGACGGCCAGGTCGACGTGGCCTGGGACGGACGCATCACCTTCCTGCGCGGCAGCGCGGTCCACATCTGGGACCCACGCGTGGGCGGCGCCCCGAAGCTCGTCACCTACGGCCTGCACCCGACGTTCTCACCGAACGGCGAGCGGATCACCTTCTCTGCCTATGTCGACGGCGCGCACGACGTCCGCGCCCGCGTCCTGAGCAGTGGCAGTGAGTACTCCCTGTCCAAGGGAGCGAGCGCCATGCTCCCTGAGTGGTCCCCGGACGGCTCCCAGGTCGCGTACATCTCCGGCGGCACGGATCAGCAGGCAACCGTCAGCGGCGCGACCGCTCCCGGCAGCACCCCCAAGATCCTCTCGGCTCCCGACACCAGTGCCTCCGACCTCTCATGGGTCATCCCTCGCGGATGGAACCCCCACGGCGCCTTCCGCCGCGACTACAACGGCGACGGCCGCGCGGACGTCTTGGCCCTGGACAGCACAGGCGTCCTGTGGCGCTACGACGGCAACGGAACGGGCGGCCTCAAGCCCCGCGTGAAGATCGGCTGGGGCTGGAAGGGCTACCGCCTCACCGCCGCCGGCGACCTCAACGCCGACGGCCGCCCCGACGCGCTCGCCCAGGACACCGCCGGCGGCCTCTGGCGCCTCGACGGAACGACAGACGGCCGCTTCGCGGCGAAGGTGAAGATCGGCACCGGCTGGAAAGACCTCAAGCTCACCGGAGTAGGCGATCTGACGGGCGACGGCTTCCCGGACGTCCTGGCCACTGACCCCTCGGGCGCTCTCTGGCAGTACGCGGGCAACAGCCGGGGCGGCCTCCAGACCCGCCAGAAGACCGGACACGGCTACACCGGCTACCGCCTGACGGGCATCGGCGCAGTCACCGCCGGCGGCTACCAGAGCTACCTCGGGCAGACCCCGGCCGGAGACCTCTACCGCTACGAGCGGGGCGGCCGATCCAAGATCGGCCAGGGCTGGAAGACCCTCCACCTGACAGGCGCGGGCGACCTGTCGGGCGACGGCATACCCGACGTCCTCGCCACCGACACCGCCGGCACGCTGTGGCGCTACGACGGCGACGGCAAGGGCGCCCTGAAGACCCGCGTGAAAATCGGCTGCGGCTGGAACGGCATCACCACACTCTGA
- a CDS encoding YrhB domain-containing protein encodes MKPAENLLVATRAVRDPAKVIERDAAVQIVEEELERDYQRELSLGLVPIRMAVSHVKQHELVWIISWTSEEYLRTRNPDFALAGNGPYLVDRVDGSVHQIGVVSAATDAWEADYRVRIRQQVTRTAVDDLHDEVRAVAGARGRVHAMHILRQRVPALSHAQIIEYVTALQHGDAPAHLLEVSSRELVPPTDPILSAVTIGRAANR; translated from the coding sequence GTGAAGCCAGCAGAAAACCTGCTGGTAGCCACCCGGGCCGTACGAGATCCTGCCAAAGTGATTGAACGAGATGCCGCGGTTCAGATCGTTGAGGAAGAGCTGGAACGCGACTACCAGCGAGAGCTGTCGCTTGGGCTTGTCCCGATACGCATGGCTGTGTCGCATGTAAAGCAGCATGAGCTGGTATGGATCATTTCCTGGACATCTGAGGAGTACCTGCGCACCCGAAACCCGGACTTCGCACTGGCCGGGAATGGGCCGTACCTTGTTGACCGCGTCGACGGAAGTGTGCATCAGATCGGTGTCGTCTCCGCGGCAACGGACGCGTGGGAGGCGGACTACCGAGTCCGCATTCGGCAGCAGGTCACGCGGACCGCAGTGGACGATCTGCATGATGAGGTCCGGGCGGTGGCAGGCGCTCGTGGGAGGGTTCATGCCATGCACATCCTGCGCCAAAGAGTGCCCGCGCTCTCCCACGCTCAGATCATCGAGTACGTGACCGCCTTGCAGCATGGCGATGCTCCGGCACACCTTCTAGAGGTCTCCTCCAGGGAGCTGGTGCCGCCTACCGACCCGATCCTGTCCGCGGTCACCATTGGCAGAGCGGCGAACCGTTGA
- a CDS encoding SMI1/KNR4 family protein, with amino-acid sequence MDEFMGTQAPPRRIQDAVEALTAFEQAWSELTVLRRPEPAKVDWAAVESGLGTALPPDFKLLTELYPRLVVGDTLFVTSPQPGDEQAWVEATLEDLEIVEEWCEYAELDPPVQAFPASGGLLRCGSTDWGDYLLWSTSGDGAEWTITVATRGGGWWHYNGGLVQFLTGLVDGSVDQWGLHTIRPTITGHPPASA; translated from the coding sequence ATGGACGAGTTCATGGGCACCCAGGCCCCGCCCCGCCGGATTCAAGATGCTGTTGAGGCGCTGACGGCGTTCGAGCAGGCATGGTCGGAGCTGACCGTGCTCCGGCGTCCAGAGCCCGCGAAGGTCGATTGGGCGGCTGTCGAAAGCGGTCTGGGCACCGCTCTCCCGCCGGACTTCAAGCTGCTCACCGAGCTCTATCCCCGCCTCGTGGTGGGGGACACGCTCTTCGTCACCTCCCCGCAGCCCGGCGATGAGCAGGCATGGGTCGAAGCCACACTCGAAGACCTGGAGATCGTCGAGGAGTGGTGCGAATACGCGGAGCTCGATCCGCCGGTGCAGGCTTTCCCGGCATCTGGCGGCCTTCTCCGCTGCGGGTCGACAGACTGGGGCGACTACCTCCTGTGGTCGACAAGCGGGGATGGCGCCGAATGGACGATCACCGTGGCCACCCGCGGAGGCGGCTGGTGGCACTACAACGGCGGACTCGTGCAGTTCCTCACCGGACTGGTGGACGGCAGCGTCGACCAGTGGGGACTGCACACGATCAGGCCCACCATCACCGGCCACCCCCCGGCCTCTGCTTGA
- a CDS encoding MFS transporter produces MTTLAPDRARPPHVLLLPDFRRLWIGDTVSQAGAAVTVLALPLVAIGPLGASPFEAGLLVMCEYLGFLLLGLPAGAWVDRMRGRRVMIAGDLGRAALLATLPAAAWLDVLTLPQLYAVGFGLSVLTAFFDIAYQSQLPRLVDADRVVAANVALESSRTVTAAAGPGVGGALIAAVTAPVALVVDAASFLASAVALSRIRRPDPKPERVPGARLRDEIAEGLRFVFRDRLLRALTLTAAISNLCGTIGASMLLVLLAGELGMSPFLCGLVFTAEALGGLLGSLLTTRAVARLGETRAMCASVVVSGALWLAALPFFHADWRYALACVLQGLGWTAFMTFKIASVALRQRVTPAPLLGRVTATVRFVVWGAMPLGALAGGLLGEYAGVRTALWTGGAGELLAVVPLLLVAVRRSRES; encoded by the coding sequence ATGACCACGCTCGCGCCCGACCGCGCCCGCCCGCCCCACGTCCTGCTCCTGCCCGACTTCCGCCGCCTGTGGATCGGCGACACCGTCAGCCAGGCCGGCGCCGCCGTCACCGTCCTCGCCCTCCCGCTCGTCGCGATCGGCCCACTCGGTGCGTCGCCGTTCGAGGCGGGGCTGCTGGTGATGTGCGAGTACCTCGGCTTCCTGCTCCTCGGCCTGCCCGCCGGTGCCTGGGTGGACCGGATGCGCGGTCGCCGCGTCATGATCGCGGGCGACCTGGGCCGCGCGGCCCTCCTCGCGACGCTGCCCGCCGCCGCCTGGCTCGACGTCCTCACGCTGCCGCAGCTGTACGCCGTCGGCTTCGGCCTCTCCGTCCTCACGGCCTTCTTCGACATCGCGTACCAGAGCCAACTGCCCCGGCTCGTGGACGCGGACCGGGTGGTCGCGGCGAACGTGGCCCTGGAGTCCTCCCGTACCGTCACGGCCGCCGCCGGACCCGGCGTCGGCGGCGCGCTGATCGCGGCGGTGACGGCGCCGGTCGCCCTCGTCGTCGACGCGGCGAGCTTCCTCGCCTCGGCCGTCGCCCTCTCCCGCATCCGCCGCCCCGACCCCAAGCCGGAACGCGTCCCCGGCGCCCGCCTCCGCGACGAGATCGCCGAGGGCCTGCGGTTCGTCTTCCGCGACCGCCTCCTGCGCGCGCTCACCCTCACGGCGGCGATCTCGAACCTCTGCGGCACCATCGGCGCGTCCATGCTGCTCGTGCTCCTGGCCGGGGAGTTGGGCATGTCCCCGTTCCTCTGCGGCCTCGTCTTCACGGCGGAGGCCCTCGGCGGCCTCCTCGGCAGCCTCCTCACCACCCGCGCCGTCGCCCGCCTCGGCGAGACCCGCGCGATGTGCGCGTCGGTGGTCGTCAGCGGCGCCCTGTGGCTGGCGGCGCTCCCGTTCTTCCACGCCGACTGGCGCTACGCCCTCGCCTGCGTGCTCCAGGGCCTTGGCTGGACCGCCTTCATGACCTTCAAGATCGCCTCGGTCGCCCTCCGCCAGCGCGTCACCCCCGCCCCCCTCCTCGGCCGCGTCACGGCCACCGTCCGCTTCGTCGTCTGGGGCGCCATGCCCCTGGGCGCGCTCGCCGGTGGCCTGCTGGGCGAGTACGCGGGGGTCCGTACGGCCCTGTGGACGGGCGGGGCCGGCGAACTCCTCGCAGTCGTCCCCCTGTTGCTGGTGGCGGTACGAAGGAGCCGGGAGTCCTGA
- a CDS encoding ArsR/SmtB family transcription factor, whose amino-acid sequence MGSVRFGVDDLAQLRFAVSPLLETVAALRATTDPGGHALHLPWIKRALAVGTERTALVPHLAELAARLPPPRCPLAEIDEELPLLDGPAPLEGAPELAGAVLAWWRVGVRPYWARVRAVLEADLAYRTRQLAEDGIQEVFAHLHPGLRWANDRLTWGGGPAADRLDLDGRGITLTPSVFSARPILLPGRGPAPPCLVYPARGTGTLWERSAEPGDRLARLLGRSRAGLLSRTSTPATTTALAEQTGLTPGAVSQHLTVLRETGLVTGHRYRREVYYRASELGLALLGKEGGRTSGSG is encoded by the coding sequence GTGGGATCGGTACGGTTCGGGGTCGACGACCTGGCGCAGCTGAGGTTCGCGGTGTCGCCGCTCCTGGAGACGGTCGCCGCCCTGCGCGCGACCACGGACCCGGGCGGGCACGCGCTGCATCTCCCCTGGATCAAGCGGGCGTTGGCCGTCGGCACGGAACGTACGGCCCTGGTGCCGCACCTGGCGGAGCTCGCGGCCCGCCTGCCTCCCCCGCGCTGCCCGCTCGCCGAGATCGACGAGGAACTGCCGCTGCTCGACGGGCCGGCTCCGCTCGAGGGGGCCCCGGAGCTCGCGGGGGCGGTGCTGGCGTGGTGGCGGGTCGGGGTGCGGCCGTACTGGGCCCGCGTCAGGGCCGTACTGGAGGCCGATCTCGCCTACCGGACACGCCAGTTGGCGGAGGACGGCATCCAGGAGGTCTTCGCGCACCTGCACCCGGGCCTGCGGTGGGCGAACGACCGGCTGACGTGGGGCGGGGGCCCGGCGGCGGACCGGCTCGACCTCGACGGGCGCGGGATCACGCTCACTCCGAGCGTGTTCAGCGCACGCCCCATCCTGCTTCCGGGGCGGGGCCCCGCCCCGCCGTGCCTCGTCTACCCGGCGCGCGGAACCGGCACCCTGTGGGAGCGGTCCGCGGAGCCCGGCGACCGGCTCGCCCGGCTGCTCGGGCGCAGCAGGGCCGGGCTCCTGAGTCGTACGAGCACCCCGGCCACCACCACGGCCCTCGCCGAACAGACCGGTCTGACGCCCGGGGCGGTCTCGCAGCACCTGACGGTGCTCCGCGAGACGGGGCTCGTGACCGGTCACCGGTACCGGCGCGAGGTGTACTACCGGGCGAGCGAGCTGGGTCTCGCGCTGCTCGGGAAGGAGGGGGGACGCACGTCCGGTTCGGGCTGA
- a CDS encoding VOC family protein, with amino-acid sequence MTAPRPGGHGEAPAPFDAPRQTPLPDPARSAGHPLAAFCHRATGLSLHDRCDGESAGLTRGPGPSGLFLGFQRADDDHPPSWPGRDGPRQLHCDFGVDDLGAAEARLVEWGATVPAGRPDAPDGRAFLDPAGHPFCLTLPRPPA; translated from the coding sequence TTGACCGCTCCCCGCCCGGGCGGCCATGGGGAGGCTCCGGCGCCTTTCGATGCACCGCGCCAGACGCCGCTGCCTGATCCGGCCAGATCGGCAGGACACCCGCTGGCCGCGTTCTGCCACCGGGCCACGGGGCTCTCGCTGCACGACCGTTGCGACGGCGAGTCCGCGGGCCTCACCCGGGGACCCGGCCCGTCCGGCCTCTTCCTCGGCTTCCAGCGGGCCGACGACGACCATCCCCCGTCCTGGCCGGGGCGGGACGGCCCGCGGCAGCTCCACTGCGACTTCGGTGTGGACGACCTCGGCGCGGCGGAGGCCCGGCTCGTCGAGTGGGGCGCGACCGTACCCGCCGGCCGGCCGGACGCGCCCGACGGGCGGGCCTTCCTGGACCCGGCGGGCCACCCCTTCTGCCTGACGCTCCCGCGCCCGCCGGCGTAG
- a CDS encoding Mu transposase C-terminal domain-containing protein: protein MNTSHHPPVLNGNPLQAWQADPTPITDVPAAQLGTFALEDDGRTHTISTSGVRWRRRDCLAPWMNGRTGTKVSVRRLPHDDDTIEVFDTDTGRHLGSAFLAAAASREQIRAVQAARRVHPHVQRRGTENDSTRRTPRPHA from the coding sequence GTGAACACCAGCCACCACCCGCCAGTGCTGAACGGGAACCCCCTCCAGGCGTGGCAGGCCGACCCCACGCCGATCACGGACGTCCCCGCGGCGCAGTTGGGGACGTTCGCCCTGGAAGACGACGGACGCACCCACACGATCAGCACGTCCGGCGTACGGTGGCGCCGCCGCGATTGCCTCGCCCCGTGGATGAACGGCCGTACCGGCACCAAAGTCTCCGTACGCCGCCTCCCCCACGACGACGACACCATCGAAGTCTTCGACACCGACACCGGCCGCCACCTCGGCTCGGCGTTCCTCGCGGCTGCGGCGAGCCGGGAACAGATCCGTGCTGTCCAGGCCGCCCGCCGAGTTCACCCGCATGTCCAAAGACGAGGTACGGAGAACGATTCAACAAGGCGGACTCCCCGGCCCCACGCATGA
- a CDS encoding SRPBCC family protein, which produces MVPLVHAASGLLAAVIGAAHLDSQPVTIDETAPVITRDAIVIHAPASRVWHIQTDVEGWPAWQPGVSSVAKKTKGALRPGSSWVWSTEGLENITSTVEQVERGRRIVWGGPAAGITAVHVWTFEPTEDGVIVRTEESWTGEPVDANAEYLQEALDASLDHWLHNLKHRAEQGA; this is translated from the coding sequence ATGGTTCCCCTCGTTCACGCCGCCTCTGGACTCCTCGCCGCCGTCATCGGCGCCGCCCACCTCGACTCCCAGCCCGTGACCATCGACGAAACGGCGCCCGTGATCACCCGCGACGCCATCGTCATCCACGCCCCGGCCAGCCGCGTCTGGCACATCCAGACCGACGTGGAGGGATGGCCCGCCTGGCAGCCGGGCGTCAGCTCCGTCGCCAAGAAGACCAAGGGCGCCCTGCGGCCGGGATCGTCCTGGGTGTGGTCCACTGAGGGCCTGGAGAACATCACCTCGACGGTCGAACAGGTCGAACGCGGACGTCGCATCGTGTGGGGAGGCCCGGCTGCCGGCATCACCGCCGTCCACGTCTGGACCTTCGAACCGACCGAGGACGGGGTCATCGTGCGCACCGAGGAGTCATGGACCGGCGAGCCGGTCGACGCCAACGCCGAGTACCTGCAGGAAGCCCTGGACGCCTCCCTCGACCACTGGCTTCACAACCTCAAGCACCGCGCCGAACAGGGAGCATGA
- a CDS encoding TetR/AcrR family transcriptional regulator yields MNTEPRRLSTAEERRQTVLRTAIGAFAARGYFGTTTGEVAKAAGISQAYVYRLFPNKEALFTAVVEHCFTRVRAALEQGAAEAAGSEAQVVLDSMGDAYARLISDNDLLLVQLHAQAAAVSEPAIREAVRAGYARTVEYVRGASGGSEEQIQNFFAAGMLCHLIVSLDASSVDAPWTRTLAAGIVHY; encoded by the coding sequence ATGAACACCGAACCCCGCCGACTGTCCACCGCCGAGGAGCGCAGGCAAACGGTGCTGCGCACCGCCATCGGGGCGTTCGCGGCACGCGGATACTTCGGCACGACGACCGGGGAGGTCGCCAAGGCGGCCGGCATCTCGCAGGCATACGTCTACCGCCTCTTCCCCAACAAGGAAGCCCTCTTCACCGCCGTCGTCGAGCACTGCTTCACCCGGGTGCGCGCCGCCCTGGAGCAGGGCGCGGCCGAGGCCGCCGGCAGCGAGGCACAGGTCGTGCTCGACTCCATGGGGGACGCCTACGCCCGGCTGATCAGCGACAACGACCTGCTCCTGGTCCAGCTGCACGCCCAGGCGGCGGCCGTTTCCGAGCCCGCGATCAGGGAGGCCGTGCGCGCCGGGTACGCCCGCACCGTGGAGTACGTCCGCGGCGCCTCGGGCGGCAGCGAGGAGCAGATCCAGAATTTCTTCGCGGCCGGCATGCTCTGCCACCTGATCGTCTCCCTGGACGCCTCCTCCGTCGACGCCCCCTGGACGCGCACGCTGGCCGCGGGCATCGTCCACTACTGA
- a CDS encoding medium chain dehydrogenase/reductase family protein, whose translation MNITEIVLPAVGEPESLEVRLRERPQPGPGQALVRVEASGVSFAEQQMRRGKYYDMPAFPFVPGYDLVGIVEELGTPTADGQPGPAVGQRVAALTKTGGWADHVLLDAADLVPVPEGVGAVEAETLVTNGATAWRMLFRTAHVRPGDTIVVHGANGGVGSVLVQLARTRGVRVIGTASARNQDAVAALGALPVDYRDDVPARVRELAPHGVAAVFDHVGGKGIKDSWHMLAPGGTLVSYGSASTRDQAGNGTLTVLRLVARLALWNALPNGRSAHFFNLWAGKARNPQQYRTALSEDLTEVFGLLRDGTVQAKIDRVYPLHQAAAALRHAESGTVVGKVVLAPETDPSA comes from the coding sequence GTGAACATCACCGAGATCGTCCTCCCCGCCGTCGGCGAGCCCGAGAGCCTCGAAGTCCGCCTGCGGGAACGTCCGCAGCCGGGCCCCGGCCAGGCCCTGGTCCGCGTCGAGGCCAGCGGCGTGAGCTTCGCCGAACAGCAGATGCGCCGCGGCAAGTACTACGACATGCCGGCCTTCCCCTTCGTCCCCGGTTACGACCTCGTCGGCATCGTCGAGGAGCTGGGGACGCCGACCGCCGACGGACAGCCCGGCCCGGCCGTGGGCCAGCGGGTAGCCGCCCTCACCAAGACCGGCGGCTGGGCCGACCACGTGCTGCTGGACGCCGCCGACCTCGTACCCGTACCGGAGGGGGTCGGCGCGGTGGAAGCCGAGACGCTCGTGACGAACGGTGCGACGGCCTGGCGGATGCTGTTTCGCACGGCACACGTCCGGCCGGGTGACACCATCGTGGTCCACGGAGCCAACGGCGGCGTCGGCAGCGTACTGGTCCAGCTCGCCCGAACCCGGGGCGTGCGCGTCATCGGCACCGCCTCGGCCCGCAACCAGGACGCCGTCGCCGCGCTGGGGGCGCTGCCCGTCGACTACCGGGACGACGTTCCCGCCCGGGTGCGGGAGCTGGCCCCGCACGGGGTCGCGGCGGTCTTCGACCACGTCGGCGGCAAGGGCATCAAGGACTCCTGGCACATGCTCGCCCCCGGCGGCACCCTCGTCTCCTACGGCAGCGCCTCGACCCGCGACCAGGCGGGAAACGGCACCCTCACGGTCCTGCGGCTCGTGGCCCGGCTGGCGCTGTGGAACGCCCTGCCCAACGGGCGCAGTGCCCACTTCTTCAACCTGTGGGCCGGCAAGGCCCGAAACCCGCAGCAGTACCGGACCGCCCTGAGCGAAGACCTCACCGAAGTCTTCGGACTGCTGCGTGACGGAACCGTCCAGGCGAAGATCGACCGCGTGTACCCGCTGCACCAGGCGGCAGCCGCACTACGGCACGCGGAGTCCGGCACCGTAGTCGGCAAGGTCGTGCTCGCACCCGAGACAGACCCCAGCGCATGA
- a CDS encoding MFS transporter: MTQTTMAALPPSPVGVRLGLRENRAQFVLLVVVTAAVGALVGLERTTVPLIGTEVFGLAGNLAVFSFIIAFGLAKALTNLAAGALTARFRRRQLLLAGWLIGVPVPLTLAWAPSWWWIVAANALLGINQGLTWSMTVNMKIDLVGPARRGLATGLNEAAGYVSVGVTALLTGYLASHYGLRPAPELIGAVFVAAGLALSLSVRDTAAHLALELARHPTPEGGPAGRPSFGETFARTSWRDRSLRGASQAGLVNNLNDGLTWGVFPLLFADHGLGIAAVGLIKGLYPLLWGIGQIPAGHLADRIGRRPLIVSGMLLQAAALLSALALLDRPLLAGVVSAIGLGLGTALVYPALIASVSDHAHPAWRAHALGTYRFWRDIGYAAGALVAGVLADALGLDVTVLAAATLTAASGLFAARWMTDRPRT; this comes from the coding sequence ATGACCCAGACGACCATGGCGGCACTGCCGCCCTCCCCCGTCGGCGTCCGGCTGGGGCTCCGGGAGAACCGGGCGCAGTTCGTCCTGCTCGTCGTCGTCACGGCGGCGGTCGGGGCGCTGGTCGGACTGGAGCGCACGACGGTCCCCCTGATCGGGACCGAGGTCTTCGGGCTCGCCGGGAACCTGGCCGTCTTCTCGTTCATCATCGCCTTCGGCCTCGCCAAGGCCCTCACCAACCTCGCCGCCGGGGCGCTCACCGCCCGCTTCCGCCGCAGGCAGCTCCTGCTGGCGGGCTGGCTGATCGGCGTGCCCGTCCCGCTCACGCTCGCCTGGGCACCATCGTGGTGGTGGATCGTGGCCGCGAACGCCCTGCTCGGCATCAACCAGGGGCTGACCTGGTCGATGACCGTCAACATGAAGATCGACCTCGTGGGGCCCGCCCGCCGCGGGCTCGCCACCGGCCTCAACGAGGCCGCGGGCTACGTCTCGGTCGGCGTGACAGCCCTGCTCACCGGCTACCTCGCCAGCCACTACGGCCTGCGCCCCGCCCCCGAACTCATCGGCGCGGTCTTCGTCGCCGCCGGCCTCGCGCTGTCCCTGTCGGTCAGGGACACCGCAGCCCACCTGGCCCTCGAACTCGCCCGCCACCCCACACCCGAAGGCGGACCGGCAGGCCGGCCGTCCTTCGGGGAAACCTTCGCCCGCACCTCATGGCGCGACCGCTCCCTGCGCGGCGCCTCCCAGGCCGGCCTGGTCAACAACCTCAACGACGGCCTGACCTGGGGCGTCTTCCCCCTCCTGTTCGCCGACCACGGCCTCGGCATCGCCGCCGTCGGCCTGATCAAGGGCCTCTACCCGCTGCTGTGGGGCATCGGCCAGATCCCGGCCGGCCACCTCGCCGACCGCATCGGCCGCAGACCGCTCATCGTCTCCGGCATGCTCCTCCAGGCCGCAGCGCTCCTGTCGGCCCTTGCACTGCTCGACCGCCCGCTCCTCGCCGGCGTCGTCTCCGCCATCGGCCTGGGCCTCGGCACCGCGCTGGTCTACCCCGCGCTCATCGCTTCCGTCTCCGACCACGCCCACCCCGCCTGGCGCGCCCACGCCCTCGGCACCTACCGGTTCTGGCGCGACATCGGCTACGCCGCCGGCGCGCTGGTGGCAGGCGTCCTCGCCGACGCGCTGGGCCTGGACGTCACGGTCCTTGCAGCCGCCACCCTCACCGCCGCCTCGGGCCTCTTCGCCGCCCGCTGGATGACCGACCGCCCCCGTACCTGA
- a CDS encoding rhodanese-like domain-containing protein has protein sequence MREVDLDVFASALAEGAVAIDVREPEEYAAGHVPGVRPAPLSELGDHLASLPVDRPVYVICASGNRSAWAAEHLEAAGVPAVSVAGGTSGWARGGRPVVRGSDAQAA, from the coding sequence ATGCGTGAAGTGGATCTGGACGTCTTCGCCTCCGCACTGGCGGAGGGTGCCGTCGCCATCGACGTGCGGGAGCCGGAGGAGTACGCGGCCGGCCATGTGCCAGGGGTCCGCCCCGCGCCGCTCTCCGAGCTGGGCGACCACCTCGCCTCGCTCCCCGTGGACCGGCCCGTCTACGTCATCTGCGCGAGCGGCAACCGCAGCGCCTGGGCCGCCGAACACCTGGAGGCCGCCGGTGTCCCCGCGGTCTCGGTCGCGGGCGGCACCTCCGGATGGGCCCGCGGCGGCCGCCCGGTCGTACGCGGCTCGGACGCCCAAGCCGCCTGA